The Quercus robur chromosome 7, dhQueRobu3.1, whole genome shotgun sequence genome has a segment encoding these proteins:
- the LOC126693009 gene encoding remorin 4.1-like, with protein sequence MLNDQRASTSHGQDNQDEDEQIRDIHALTPPQPPPVNRGRRREAWETSSHRSSLSVASDGALSENFTSMSREFSALVVAGSTFDHTSNNETEGTINGNNLRRIGEEDMLEEENNPLAIVPDNNPLDPPVASPRRGATAIGVGSSTTSNQTEISVQRVKKEEVDSKISAWQNAKVAKINNRFKREDAVINGWESEQVQKATSWMKKVERKLEEKRARALEKMQNDVAKARRKAEEKRASAEAKRGTKAARVLEVANLMRAVGRAPVKRSFF encoded by the exons ATGCTGAATGATCAGAGGGCAAGCACCAGCCATGGGCAAGACAATCAGGACGAAGATGAACAAATCAGGGACATCCACGCCCTGACCCCACCTCAACCCCCACCTGTGAATCGTGGCCGTCGCAGAGAAGCTTGGGAAACAAGTAGCCATAGATCATCTTTGTCCGTAGCTAGTGACGGTGCTCTGAGTGAAAACTTCACAAGCATGAGTCGGGAATTCAGTGCCTTAGTGGTTGCAGGTTCAACTTTTGACCATACCAGTAACAATGAGACTGAAGGCACAATTAATGGAAACAACTTGAGAAGGATTGGAGAGGAGGACATGCTAGAGGAAGAGAATAACCCATTGGCTATTGTGCCTGATAATAATCCATTGGACCCGCCTGTTGCATCTCCTAGACGTGGTGCTACAGCAATCGGAGTTGGCTCTTCAACAACAAGTAATCAAACTGAGATTTCTGTGCAAAGAGTGAAGAAAGAGGAGGTGGACTCGAAGATTTCGGCATGGCAGAACGCGAAGGTTGCAAAGATTAACAATCGGTTTAAGAGAGAGGATGCTGTTATTAACGGGTGGGAAAGTGAGCAGGTTCAAAAAGCAACATCATGGATGAAAAAAGTTGAG AGGAAACTAGAGGAGAAAAGAGCTAGAGCTCTGGAAAAGATGCAGAATGATGTGGCAAAAGCACGAAGAAAAGCAGAAGAGAAAAGGGCATCGGCGGAGGCTAAGAGAGGAACAAAAGCGGCCAGGGTTCTTGAAGTAGCCAACCTGATGAGAGCTGTTGGAAGAGCTCCTGTAAAACGGTCCTTCTTCTGA